From a region of the Emcibacter sp. SYSU 3D8 genome:
- a CDS encoding ATPase domain-containing protein has product MLDPMITAATGIEGLDEILAGGLSRGSLFLLEGEPGTGKTTIALQFLMDGARRGEKCLYITLSETPDELRQGAASHGWELDEHIEVFELIPPESILSDEHQQSLLYASDLELVETTKQIFATVDRAKASRVVIDSLSEIRLLAQSSLRYRRQILAIKHYFARHSATVLLLDDLTSEAADKTVHSVAQGVIRLEEIAPEYGAERRRLRVMKYRGQKFRGGFHDFVIKTGGIGVFPRLVSAEHRNRFERRVLSAGIPELDALLGGGVNAGSSTLILGPAGTGKSLVAMTFVMAALTRGEKAALFLFDEELGLLFDRMLGLGIDLEKWQAEGKLFVNQIDAAELSPGEFSHRVCQIVNTQDIKTVVIDSLNGYRASMPEENSLILHIHELLQYLNRHGAATFMTVAQHGLVGDMKTPVDVTYLADTVILLRYFEAIGEVRRAISIIKKRTGRHEPTIREFGIGEDGLTIGEPLTDFHGVLRGVPTYSGSGNPLLQRKPS; this is encoded by the coding sequence ATGCTCGACCCGATGATCACGGCAGCCACCGGCATTGAAGGCCTCGACGAAATTCTCGCCGGCGGATTGTCGCGCGGCAGCCTGTTCTTGCTCGAAGGCGAACCGGGGACCGGCAAGACCACCATCGCGCTTCAGTTTCTCATGGACGGCGCCCGGCGCGGCGAAAAGTGCCTTTACATCACGCTGTCGGAAACGCCGGACGAATTGCGCCAGGGCGCGGCGTCGCACGGCTGGGAACTGGATGAGCATATCGAAGTGTTCGAACTCATCCCGCCGGAAAGCATTCTCAGCGACGAACATCAGCAAAGTCTGCTTTATGCCTCCGACCTGGAACTGGTGGAAACGACCAAGCAGATATTCGCGACGGTCGACCGAGCCAAGGCATCGCGCGTCGTTATCGACAGCCTCTCCGAGATCCGGCTTCTGGCGCAAAGCTCGCTCCGTTACCGGCGCCAGATTCTCGCCATCAAACACTATTTTGCACGCCACAGCGCCACGGTGCTGCTGCTGGACGACCTGACATCCGAGGCCGCCGACAAGACCGTGCACAGCGTCGCCCAGGGCGTCATCCGCCTCGAGGAGATCGCGCCCGAGTACGGCGCCGAGCGCCGGCGTCTGCGGGTGATGAAATATCGTGGCCAGAAATTCCGCGGAGGCTTCCACGACTTCGTCATCAAGACCGGCGGAATCGGGGTGTTTCCGCGCCTGGTGTCAGCGGAACATCGCAACAGGTTCGAGCGACGCGTGCTATCGGCGGGCATCCCCGAACTCGACGCCCTGCTCGGCGGCGGCGTGAACGCTGGCTCAAGTACGCTGATCCTCGGTCCGGCCGGCACGGGCAAGTCGCTGGTTGCAATGACTTTCGTGATGGCGGCGCTCACCCGAGGCGAAAAGGCGGCCCTGTTCCTGTTCGATGAGGAACTGGGCCTGCTGTTCGACCGGATGCTCGGCCTGGGCATCGACCTGGAGAAATGGCAGGCCGAAGGCAAGCTGTTCGTCAACCAGATCGACGCCGCCGAACTGTCTCCTGGCGAATTCTCGCACCGGGTCTGCCAGATCGTGAATACCCAGGATATCAAGACCGTCGTCATCGACAGCCTCAACGGCTACCGCGCCTCGATGCCGGAAGAAAACTCGCTGATCCTGCATATCCACGAGCTGCTGCAATATCTGAACCGCCACGGCGCGGCCACCTTCATGACCGTGGCCCAGCACGGACTGGTCGGCGACATGAAGACGCCAGTCGACGTGACCTATCTGGCCGACACGGTGATCCTGCTGCGCTATTTCGAGGCAATCGGCGAGGTGCGCCGCGCCATATCGATCATCAAGAAGCGCACCGGCCGGCACGAACCGACGATCCGCGAATTCGGGATCGGCGAGGATGGCCTGACCATCGGCGAACCACTGACGGACTTCCACGGTGTTCTCAGGGGCGTGCCCACCTATTCGGGCAGCGGCAATCCCCTGCTGCAAAGGAAGCCCAGTTGA